From a single Paenibacillus sp. FSL W8-0426 genomic region:
- a CDS encoding GNAT family protein, with protein MIRLEYFTTNDITQLIEWSGDEAFLLQWAGPQFQYPLTEEQLLTYMQGANDFQESDKLIYKVVDSETGDTIGHISLGAIDRYNRSARIGKVLIGGSSARGKGFGVQMITEALRIGFDELGLHRISLGVFDFNHSAIKCYERAGFTKEGLIRDARRHHNEYWSLWEMGILEQEWRERKRP; from the coding sequence ATGATCAGACTCGAATATTTTACGACGAACGATATAACCCAATTGATCGAATGGAGCGGAGACGAAGCCTTTTTGCTGCAATGGGCCGGACCGCAGTTTCAATATCCGCTAACGGAAGAGCAGCTGCTGACTTACATGCAGGGCGCCAATGACTTTCAAGAGTCCGACAAGCTGATTTATAAAGTAGTGGACTCCGAAACAGGAGATACCATTGGGCATATTTCGCTCGGGGCCATCGATCGCTATAACCGTTCGGCTCGAATCGGCAAAGTGCTGATCGGCGGATCTTCCGCCAGAGGCAAAGGATTCGGAGTGCAGATGATCACGGAAGCATTACGCATCGGGTTCGACGAGCTGGGACTGCATCGCATCAGCCTTGGCGTATTCGATTTTAATCATAGCGCCATCAAGTGTTATGAGCGGGCAGGCTTCACGAAAGAAGGGCTGATTCGCGATGCAAGAAGGCATCATAACGAATACTGGAGTCTATGGGAAATGGGTATCCTTGAGCAGGAGTGGAGAGAGCGAAAACGTCCATAA
- a CDS encoding DUF6157 family protein, translated as MKDMNEYNTFIGVAEDCPVAAAEIPQAKKGSKTVPVLHYEIMANHPYEYTQMDVLFEVHARRNGIPEADRQEERERFFSKGQPCLRTSSLGKRYGWGIHHNEQGKLALYAIESDEYQSLINDPSLKQVKAMRSRRG; from the coding sequence ATGAAAGATATGAACGAATACAATACGTTTATCGGCGTAGCCGAAGACTGTCCCGTTGCCGCAGCAGAAATTCCGCAGGCCAAAAAAGGCAGCAAAACCGTTCCGGTGCTCCACTACGAAATCATGGCCAATCATCCGTACGAGTATACGCAGATGGACGTTTTGTTCGAGGTTCATGCCCGGCGTAACGGGATTCCTGAAGCAGACCGGCAGGAGGAACGCGAAAGGTTCTTTTCCAAAGGCCAGCCCTGCCTGCGGACCTCTTCATTGGGCAAACGATACGGATGGGGCATACATCATAACGAACAAGGAAAGTTGGCCCTATACGCCATCGAATCAGACGAGTACCAAAGCCTGATTAACGATCCATCCCTTAAGCAGGTCAAGGCCATGCGTTCCCGTCGGGGGTAG